In Acidobacteriota bacterium, the genomic window AACATCATCTACGACATCGCGCCGGAGCACGGCTATCACTTCGTCATGGACGGGCTGCCAGGCGTCATTCACAGCGCCGACGATTTCGGCGAAAACGCCGGCGGCATCATCATCACCGAAACCACCATCAGCGATTTTCATGGTTACGCGTTCAACAAGATTCCGGAATTCGTGCGGGCACGCAAGGCGATGCAGTACGCCTCGTCGATCCAGCAGTTTGCCCAGATCATGGAGGGCGGCAACAACGGCGGCTACGCCAACAACTGGCTGGTGGGCGACACCAAGACGAACGAGATTGCCGATTTGGAGCTGGGACTGAAGGTGGTGACGCTGTCTACGTCGAAGAGCGGCTTCTTCGTGGGCTCGAATTTCCCGGTCAGCCCCAAGCTGGCCAGGGAAGAGACGACCTTCAACCGGAAGGATCCGGCCAACAGCGAAAACGCGCGGCATACGCGCTGGCTGCAGTTGATGAAGCAGTACAAGGGCAAGATCGACGTCGCAGATGCGAAGAAGTTTGAGAGCGATCACTACGACGCGATTTTGCACAAAATCAACCCGGACTACCGGACACTGTGCGGACACGGAGAAGGGCAACCGACCGGGGACATTCCTCTGGATATGGGAGCGGTCGAAGGCAAGGCCACGGACGCGGCGCTGGCGGCCAATTTGTCGTTCTGGGCGGTGGAGGGGCGGCCGTGCGGCGAAAGTTTTGTGGCGGCCACGTTTTTGAAGACCCACCCGCAATTTGCCTGGGAAGCGCCGGAGCTGCACGACATGCCTGGCCATGCCTGGATCGAAATTAAAACCGGCGGAAAATAGCCGCTTTTTTCGTGGTGCGGCCTTGCGGGTTCGGGGTATAGTGGCGGCTGAGGAGCGAGATATGCGCCGTTACCTACCCTTATTGCTACTGGGAGTGATTGCCGTCGTGGCCTGCTCGTCGGCAGGTTCGAAAGCGGCCAAGCCGGATCCGCGCCTGGCCGGGGCGTACATGAAACCGGCGCAGGATGGCTGGTATCTGGTCCACCTGCAGGGCACGCCCAGCGACATTGGCTTCCAGAACGGCTATTTGCTCGCCCCGCGCATCGAGGATTTCCTGCAAGTGGTCGAGCTGGAGCAGACGCATAACGGTCATCGGCCCTGGAGCTTTTTCCGCACCGAAGCCAAGCAGGTGATGTGGCCCTATATTGAGCCGGAATATCAGCAGGAGCTGCAAGGCATCGCCGACGGCGTCGATGCGCACGGCGGCCACGTGGACGTGTGGGATATCACGGCCATGAACGCGTTCGAGGAGTGGAGCTACTTCCTGGAGCAGTGGGACAAAGATCATCCGCAACAGAAGGTTGCCAAGCTGGATTATCCCGATGTGGGCGATCACTGCAGCGCCTTTGTCGCTACCGGCGCCTATACCAGCGACGGCAAAATCGTGCTGGCGCACAACAACTGGTCACCCTACATGCAGGGCTCACGCTGGAACATTATTTATGACATTACGCCGCAGCACGGCTATCACTTTGCGATGGACGGACTGCCGGGCGTGATTCACAGCGCCGACGATTTCGGCATCAATTCCGCCGGCATCATCATCACCGAGACCACCATCAGCGACTTCCATGGCTACAACTTCAACGGCGTGCCTGAGTTTGAGCGCGCGCGCAAGGCGATGCAGTATGCGTCGTCGATCAAGCAGTTCGCGCAGATCATGGAAGACGGCAACAACGGCGGTTATGCCAACAACTGGCTGGTGGGCGACACCAAGAACAACGAGATTGCCGACCTGGAACTGGGGCTGAAGGTGGTGACGCTGTCTACGTCCAAGAACGGCTTCTTCGTGGGCTCGAATTTTCCGGTCAGCCCCAAGCTGGCGAAGGAAGAAACGACCTTTAACCTGAAAGACCCGGCCAATAGCGCCGACGCCCGGCATACGCGCTGGCTGGAGTTGATGAAGCAGTACAAGGGCAAGATCAACGTCGCCGCGGCGGAAAAGTTTGAGAGCGATCACTACGACGTGATTCTGAAGAAGATCAACCCGGATTCCCGCTCGCTATGCGGGCATGGCGACACCCATCCGCCGTTCCATGATTCCGGCGCGGTCGAGGGCAAAGTGACGGACGCGGCGCTGGCGAACCATCTGTCGTTCTGGGCGGTGCAGGGGCACCCGTGCGGGGAGAGCTTCAACGCGGCGGCGTATCTGAAGGCACATCCGCAGTACGACTGGCAGGCGCCGGAACTGCGCGACATGCCGGGGCACTCCTGGACGGAATTCACGCTGGGCCTCAAGAGCAACTGACGCTCAGCCGCGGATGCGGCACTTGCCCCACTGAGCAAAGTGATGGTCGTAAGTAAACGCCTCCTGGATGTTTTGTACCTCCAGCAAGGCGAAACTCATCGCATCACACAGTGACCAGTCTTTATCGCGGTAGCGTGCCAGGATGGAGCGCGCCCTCTCTTCTTCTCCACGGGTCAGGCGCACCACCGTCAATGGGCGCCGCTGCAGCCAGGCCCATGCGGCATTCCGGCCAAGCCGCGACAGCAGAAGTGCATGCGCTTCCGCCTCGATATAATTCGTGATGATCCCTGCCCGACGCTCTGAAGCCAGAGCACCGGATGCTGCCATAGCCGCGGCATGGTGCTCATCGTCCGCATCAAGCCACGCCAGAATCGCGCTCGAGTCCCAGAGGACAGAAGGCGTCATTTCCAATGTGGCTGCCCGAGGATGGCGTATTTATCGCCCGAGCCCGGTCCCTTGCCTCCGCTGCGGTACTTGCCCAGCAGCTCGAACATCGGGTTATCGAAAGTAAACGGCGGCAGGTTGGCAAACCTTAGGTCCACACGGGAGCGGGGGCGCCGCACTGCGGAGGCGGGGATGCGGCGGCGGCCATGCGTACGGACACTTCTCAAACTACCGCGTTGCAACATGCGGTAAACCGTGGCGCGAGACACGCCCAGCCGGCGGCCGGCCTCTTCCACGCTCAACAACTCCTGCGCCATAGGCTTACTGTATCATGCGACACTCGAATTCTCATTTTTCTCACACCTATTCCGCGCGCAGGGCGGTGAGGGGATCGGTGCGGGTGGCGCGATGGGCGGGCCAGAGGCAGGCGATCACGGCCGCGGCAATGACCGCGGCGGCGACCACGGCCAGCACGAGTGGGCTGGCGGGGCTGACGTTGAACAGGAAGGAAGCGAGCAGGCGGCCGGCGAGCAGGGCGACGATCAGGCCCGCGACCACGCCGGCGAGGACGGGCGCGAGGGCCTGGCGCACGACGAGGCCCCAAATATCGCCGCCGCCAGCACCCATAGTCATGCGGATGGCCAGCTCCTTGCTGCGCTGCGCCACGTTATGCGACACCAGCGCGTACACGCCGATGGCGGCGAGGATAAGCGCCATGATGGCGAACAGCAGCAGCAGCGAAAACTGGTAATGCTGCGGCGCGACAGCCTGGGTCGTGAGCGCCGCGAGCGGACGAATTTTGGGCACGGGCGCCAGCGGGGCGACACTCGCGATGGCCTGGCGCAACGCGGCATCGAGCGAAGCTGCGGGCAGCGTGGTGCGGACCACCAGCGCGACCGAGCCGAGCGGAAAGCCGCCCACGATGGGAGCGTAGAGCACCGCCGGGGGCTTGGTCTTGAGTGACGCCCGGACATCGCCGACCACGCCTACGATCTGGGCGGGGTGGTCATTGTGAATCAGCGCGCGTCCGACCGCAGCCGCCGGATCGCGGGTGAGATCAGGCCAGAGCGCTCGCACTGCAGCGAGGGAGAGGATAACAGGCTCAATCTTGTTGTCGTCATGGTCGTCCGGAGCGATATCGCGGCCGCGCAGCAACGGAATGCCGGCGGCGGCGAAATAGCCGGGGCTGACGAAACGGACGTTCACCGTCGGCTGTGTGCCGGGTGCATAGGTTTGGCCGATGACGCCCATGCTGTCGATCCAGGTCTCGCCGCTGAGCGGCAGATGCGAGGTTTCGGCCGCGACGCTAACCCCGGGAATCGCCGCCGCCGCGGCGGGCAGGCGGGCGAAAATCTGCTCCCGCTGCTGGCTGCTGTACGCGCTCATCACCACGTCGGCGGCGACGGCGTGACTGGCGTCAAAGCCGGTCGGCTGATGAATCAGTTTGTAAAAGCTGAGACCGAGCAGGCCGACGGCGACGAGCAGGATGGTCGAAAGCGCCGCCTGCACGGCGATCAGGCTCTGGCGCGAGCGCAGGCTGGAACGGTCGGCAGTGGTGGCGGCACCGGAGGCCTTGAGGTAGCTGTGGGGATCGGAACGGGCAAGGCGCAAGGCAGGCACCAGGCCGGTGAGGAGACCGGCAACGACAGAAAGTGCCAGGCCAAAGGCGATGACGCGCCAGTCGAGATGAACCTGATCGAGACGCGGAATATCGGCGGGCGCCACGGCGATTAGGAAGCGCAGCGAGAGAGCGGCACAAACAATGCCCAGAATGCCGCCAAGGAGGGCCAGCAGAATGCTCTCCTGCAGCACCTGTCGGACGAGCCGGCCGGGCGCGGCGCCGAGGGCGATGCGGATGGACCAATCGCGCCGGCGGTCGGCAATGCGGGTGACCCACAGACCCCCCAGGTTGACACAGACCACCAGCAGGACGGCGAGCACGCCGGCGAGGAGAATCCAAAGCTGCTGCTGGGCCTCGGCCACGGTATAGTCGCGCAGGGTGGTGATTTTGGCGATCAGGGTGAGATTGCCCTGATGCGCGGCGCGGGCGACATCAGCCTGGATGGTATTCAGTTGCGCCAGCGCCATGGCAGGCGTGACGCCCGGCTTGAGGCGGCCGACGACGCTGAAGTTGAAGTTGCTGAAGGGATCAGTGAACGAACCATAGAGCTTGAACGCCTGAAAGTACTGAACCGGCTCGGCGGCGGTCATGGTGCCAAGCGAGCGGCCGTCCACGTGGAAGCTGGACGGCAGCACGCCGATGATGAGGGCGGGATGACTGAGTGAGCCGACGGTGCGGCCAATGACATCGGGGTTAGCGGCAAACTGCGTGCGCCAGACCTGATCGGTAATGACGGTGGGATTGAGATTGCTGTTCGCATCTGCCGCAATGAAGTTGCGGCCCAGCTCGGGATGAACTTCAAGCATGGAGAAAAAATTGGGCGTGACCGCGGCGCCGTGCAGCAGCAGGGGGCGACCGCTCTGCTGCAGCGCCATGGAGCGGCCTTGCAGAGCGGAAAGCGCCTGAAAATCGGTGGCTTGGGCCGTCCAGGCGTTAAATGAGGCAGGCGTGCAGAGCCACGCGAGATCGAGTGCGGCGGCCTGCGGGACATTCGGAATCGCCTCGCCGAGCATCACCAACTGGCCGGGGCGCGGCAAGCGCAAAGGCGTCAGCAGCACGCCGTTGACGACCGAAAACATGGCCGTGGTGGCGCCGATGCCGAGGGCCATGAGCAGGATCATCGTCCAGGCCAGGCCGGAGCCAAAAGAGCCCTTTCGAAGTCGCATAAATCCTTATACTGCCGCGGCAAGCAAAAGTTTCAGGGATTTTTCGTCTGCAGTTTAGGAATGCCGAGGTTGCCCCCCAACTGCGTCAGCTCGTGCGGCGTAATCGCGCCGACGATATTGACCACAGTGAGCTCGTAAGGCTCGCGGCAGAGGATGGCCATGCCCAGAATGCTTCCGTCGTTGGCGGTAGAGACGTAGACTTCGGTGTTCTGGTGGTCGCGGTCGCGGCCGGTGGTGCGAACCGTGGCGATGCGCGTCCAGCCGGGGGCGCGTAACTGCTTGCGAATGCCCGCTAGCGCCGGATCGGTGAGGCGCGGAGCATGATCGAACTCGAAGCTTTTGACATAGATGCCCTTGAGCTTGGAGAGCATGGCGCGATCCTCGGCGTTGAGGCCACCCTCGCCGTGATTCAGAAACGCCAGGCCCAGCTTGAGCACCGTGCCATCGAGAGTCACGTCGCTGACCTGACTGGCGCGCGCGGCGAGACCGGGAAGATTCATTTGCAGGCGCGGCTGCTGCGCCCTAAGGGGCAGCAGCCAAATGGGGAGCAGGAGCAACCAAAGGGAGCGTCGCATATTTGCCTTCACACGGAACATACGCACCGGCGCTTAGGGCGCACGCACCACTTTCGCGCGCACGGCAGCCAGTTCGCTGGACGCCAGGTGGAGGGCGGCAACGAGCTGTTGAGCGGCGGTTCGGGCGCGCTGATGCTGCACCCGCTGATAGCGGAAGAGGCCGAAAGCAGCAAAGATTACGACAACCGCGAGCGCAGTGCGCAGACGCCAGGGGCCAGGGGCCAGGGACCAGGGGCGCTTCGGCGAGGCTGGCGGTAGGGCGCGCAGGCGGGCCAGAACTTTAGGCGCCAGATCCTCGCGCGGAGGCTGGCGGCGGAGGGCAGCTTGGAGTTCGTCATCGAGGTTCATGAGATGACGATCCTTTCTACTGGGCGCGCATCGAGCTCAGCACGGAGACGGCGCAGGGCGCGCTGGAGCTGGCTCTTGACGGTAAACAACGGCCGCCGCAGCACGCGGGCAATTTCGGCCGGGTCGAGGCCTTCCTGATAGCGCAGTACGACCACGGCCCGCTGATGCGCCGGCAGGCGGGCGACGGCGGCGCGGAGCGCCTGAGTGCGCCAGGGATCGGATGCGTGAGGCAGAACCGAAGGTTCGGGAGCATCCTCCAGGCCGAGGCGCGGACGTAGCTTGCGGCGGCGGTAACGATCGAGCGCCTGGCGTGTGGCCACCTGGCGCAGCCAAAACAATACGTGGCGGTCGGATTCCAGCTCCCGGCCGTGCTGGAACAGTTTGCAGAACACTTCTTGCGCCACCTCCTCGGCGTCGGCCTCATCCCCCAAAAGGCGCCGCGCCAGGCTGACAACCATCGCCTGGTGCTCGCGCACCAGGGCCGTAAAACGCTCTGGATCGCTCGTCAGGTCCAAGGCAGGGGTTCCCTGCTCGTTATATACGCGCCGGTCGCTAACCGCGAGTGCATAATTTTGAGCTACACTGATGCGCATGAAGAAGCTGCTGGCACTTGTGGCGTTCTTGTCGGCGTTCGGCATGGTCTTGACGGCGCTGGCGCAACAGAAACCGCTAAGCCCTCCCGAGCAGGCGCAGGTGACGGTCGGGGGCAAGACGATCTCCATCAAATATTCTGCGCCCTCGGTGCGCGGGCGCAAGATCTTTGGACCGGGCGGGTTGCTGTCGCATGATCCGACCTACCCGGTGTGGCGGGCGGGAGCCAATGCCGCCACGGCGTTCCACACGGACGCAAACCTGAAGCTGGGTAACCTGAACGTGCCGGCGGGAAATTACACGCTGTACGTGCTGGTGAAGGATCCCGATCACTGGCAGCTCATCGTCAACAAGCAGACCGGACAGTGGGGACTGACCTATAAGCCAAACCAGGACCTGGGGCGCATTCCCATGGAGATGAGCGTGCCCGGCCAGGTGATTGAACGGCTGCGCTACGTCCTCAGTCCGGCGAAGCTGACGCTGGAATGGGACAAGCACATCGCCTCAGTGCCCATGCAGATCCGCTAACGCAGTTTTAGCATCACTGTAGCCCGCGCCAACCATCCCGCACCACGGTAAACGACGCACGTGCCGTCGTTCGTACGGGTGGCAAGCCACATTTGCTATGCTGAAGCGGTGAAGCAGTTGCGGCATTGGCTGGCGGTCACAGTTGCCATAGGGGTTCTGGCTCCGGTGCTTTGTTTGGCGCTCACGTGCCAAACGCCGGGCCCCGGCGCGATGGCGGCGATGAATTGCTGCCGGAAAATGCATAGCTCCTGTATGCGAGGCGAGCTCGCGGGCACGGAATCGTGCTGCCGGAAGGTAGAGGCGCAGCCGCTGGCAGCATTGCACGCGGCCAACGCCGAGTATGGCGCCCCGGCCCTGATGCCGCTTACCGCAGCCATGCCGGCGGTGGTCGCAGTACCGCCGTGCGGGTGCATGCCGGAGGCGAACGTTTCCCCGACACCACCCGTTTCGCTGTACGCGCTGCACGCCAGCCTGCAGATCTAAAGCCACAACCCCGCAACCTTCCTATTCACCGTTCTCAACGGGAGGAGATCCCATGCGTGTGTTTTGGCTTTTTTGCGCCCTGAGCGTAGCCGCTCTGGGGCAAGCGCCCATTCCGCTGGCGCAACTGCAGGCGGAGGCACGGGCGCACAATCCGGGATTGCAAGCGGCGCGGCAGCAGTGGCGGGCGGCGCAGGCGGCGATTGCGCCCGCGGGCGCGCTGCCCGACCCCAGCGCCGTGGTGCAGCAAATGACGGTCGCGGTGCCGGCGCCGTTTACCGGCCTGCGGGGCAATATGATGTCGGCGATCGGGGTGGGGGCGATGCAGGCGCTTCCCTACCCCGGCAAGTTGAAGCTGCGGGCGGGCGTGGCCCGCGGTCAAGCGCAGGCGCAGCGGCAGCACTGGGAACAGGCCGCGCGGCAGCTCGACCTGCAGGTCGCCGGCGCCTATATCGGGTTGCAGCAGTCGCGGGCACTCGAGACGGTGCTGCGGCAGCAGCAGCAGGTGCTGGCGCTGGCGGAAAAGCTGGCAGAGGTCCATTACCGTACCGCGCAGGGCCCGCAGGCGGATGTGCTGGAAGCACAACTGCAGCAGACCACGCTGCTGCGGGATCTGGACAGCAATCAGGAAATGCAGCAGGCGGCACAGGCGGAGCTGCAGGCGCTGCTGAACCGGCCGGCAAGTACCCCGGCGATCGTGCCGGAACCGCTGCATGAGACGCGGTTGCCAGCCGCGGCGGCGCAGCTCGCTGCGGCGCTGGCGGCCAGCCCGGCGCAGGCGGCGCAACGGGCGCGCCTGCAGGGAGCGGAGACGGCAGTGGCGCTGGCGCGCAAGAACTTCAAGCCGGACTTCACAGTGCAATACATGTTCGAGGAAACGGCGTCGGGTTTTCCTGACCGGTACGAGCTGTCGCTGGGGATGACGTTGCCGTGGTTTCACCGCCGTAGCCGGCAGGAGCCGGAACTGGAGCAAGCCGCAGCCGAGCGGCTGGCGGCACAGGCCGGGCTGGAAGAGCTCGCGCAGCAGCAGCGTTACCAGCTCACGCGGGCGCTGCTGGAGGCGCAGAACGAAACGCGCCTGCTCACCATCGACCAGCAGGGCGCGCTGCCGCAGGCGCAGGCGGCAGCGCAAGCCACGCTGACGGCCTATGGCAGTGGAAAGTCCGACTTCAACAGTTACCTCACGGCATGGCGGGAAACGCTGGCCGTCGAGCAGCAGTACTGGAACACCCTCGCAGCGCACGAGACGGCGCTCGCGACGGTGACGGAATTGACGGGGGTGAAGCATGAATAACGGAAAGCGGTTTTTGCTGCTGCTGGGACTGTTCGCTTTGGCGGCGGGCGCGCAGCAGCGGGTGCAGGCGATTGGGACCCCTACCGCCGTAGTGCGGGTACAGGCGCTGGCGAATCCGATAAGCACGGTGGCGACGGTGGCCACGGACGAAGCGACGATCACCACCGTCACGGCACGCTTTAGCGGCTGGATCGTGAGCATGAACGCCAACACGCGCTATCAGCACGTGAACCGGGGGGAGGTGCTGTGCACCATCTATAGCCCGGAAATCTACGCCGCCGAGCGGGACTATCTGTTCGCGGCGCAGAATGCGCAGACGCTGGCGGCGAGTCCGGTGGCGGGCGTGGCTGCGGGAGCCAAAGCGCTGGTAGCCGATGCCCGCGAGCGGTTGGCGCAGTTGCAGGTGCCGGGACAGGAGATCGCGCGGCTGGAACGCACGGGCGTGGCCAAGCAGCGTTTTGCGCTGCGGGCGCCGGAGACAGGGATTGTGAGCGAGCGGGAGGCACTGCCGAACGAACAGGTGACGGCAGGAATGCGGCTGTACACGCTGACGGCGCTGCAGCCAATTTGGGTGAATGCACAGGTAGAAGAAAGCGCCCTGGGGCGCATTCACGCGGGGCAGCGGGCGACAGTGCGGATGGACGCCTATCCGGGCCGGACCTTTACAGGACGCGTCGACTTCATCAATCCGCAGGTAAACGAGACGAGCCGGACCGCCAGCGTGCGCCTGGTGCTGCCGAACGCAAGCCAGGAACTGACGCCGGGCATGTACGGCAGCGCGACGGTCGAGGTGCCGCTGGGACGGCGGCTGGTGGTACCGGCGAGCGCCGTCCTGCAGACCGGAACCGGGGCGCTGGCGTTTGTGGCGGAAGGCGGCGGGCGGTTTGACCCGCGGCCGGTGGAAACGGGACCGCAGGTGGGGCAGCAGATCGTCATCCGCAAGGGCTTGCGGGCGGGCGAACGGGTGGCGACCGGGGCGAACTTTCTGATCGCTTCGGAAGCGCAGTTGTCGGCGGCGGCGGGCAGCTACGCGCCCCCGCCGCCGGGCGTCAGCGGGTCGGGGGCCAGCGGTCAGGGGACCAGCAACGCAGCACAGGTCGCGCTGACGAGCGATCCCAGCCCGGCGCGCAAGGGCGCCAACACCTTTCGCGCGCTGCTGACCACCGCGGCCGGCCGGCCCATCACGGGCGCCCAGGTGGAGCTGACGCTGAGCATGCCGGCCATGCCGGCAATGGGCATGGCAGGGATGACCGTGCGCGTGGCGATGCAGGAAGTCGGCGGCGGGCGCTATCGCGGCCAGGGCACGCTGGGCAGCGGTGGCAATTGGCACGTGAGCCTTGTGGCCCGCAAGAACGGCAAGATTGTGGCCCAGGCGCAAACCTCGCTGCGCGCCGGAGGTGGAATGTGATCGAGCGGCTAATCGCTGTCTGCGCCCGCAACCGCTTCCTGGTTCTGGCGATTGCGGTACTGCTGTTGCTGGCGGGGACTTACTCCATCGGGCGGATTCCGCTGGATGCGCTGCCCGACATCAGCGATGTGCAGGTGGTGGTGCATACGCAATGGCTGGGCGAGCCTCCCAACGTGATTGAAGACCAGGTCACCTATCCGCTGGTGACCGCGATGCTGGGCACGCCGAAGGTGACCGACGTGCGGGCGCAAACTATGGAAGGCGACTCCTATGTGACGGTTGTGTTCCAGGACGGCACCGACCTGTATTGGGCGCGGGCGCGGGTGCTGGAGTCGCTCGAGCGCGAGCAGGCGCTGCTGCCGCCGGACGTCCACCCAGCGCTGGGGCCGGATGCCACCGGCGCGGGATGGGTGTACGAGTACGCCCTGGTCGACCGGACGCACCCGCAGAGCCTAGCGGATCTGCGGGCGCTGCAGGATTGGTTTCTGCGCTACCAACTGGAGACGGTGCCGGGCGTGGCCGAGGTGGCGACCATCGGCGGGTTCGAGCGCCAGTATCAGGTGAACCTGATGCCGGACAAGCTACGGCAGTACGGGGTAAGCCTGGAACAGGTGATTGCGGCGGTGCGCGCCAGTACGAATGAAGTGGGCGGCAGC contains:
- a CDS encoding PIN domain-containing protein codes for the protein MEMTPSVLWDSSAILAWLDADDEHHAAAMAASGALASERRAGIITNYIEAEAHALLLSRLGRNAAWAWLQRRPLTVVRLTRGEEERARSILARYRDKDWSLCDAMSFALLEVQNIQEAFTYDHHFAQWGKCRIRG
- a CDS encoding DUF4252 domain-containing protein, whose protein sequence is MFRVKANMRRSLWLLLLPIWLLPLRAQQPRLQMNLPGLAARASQVSDVTLDGTVLKLGLAFLNHGEGGLNAEDRAMLSKLKGIYVKSFEFDHAPRLTDPALAGIRKQLRAPGWTRIATVRTTGRDRDHQNTEVYVSTANDGSILGMAILCREPYELTVVNIVGAITPHELTQLGGNLGIPKLQTKNP
- a CDS encoding helix-turn-helix domain-containing protein, whose product is MAQELLSVEEAGRRLGVSRATVYRMLQRGSLRSVRTHGRRRIPASAVRRPRSRVDLRFANLPPFTFDNPMFELLGKYRSGGKGPGSGDKYAILGQPHWK
- a CDS encoding efflux RND transporter periplasmic adaptor subunit, whose amino-acid sequence is MNNGKRFLLLLGLFALAAGAQQRVQAIGTPTAVVRVQALANPISTVATVATDEATITTVTARFSGWIVSMNANTRYQHVNRGEVLCTIYSPEIYAAERDYLFAAQNAQTLAASPVAGVAAGAKALVADARERLAQLQVPGQEIARLERTGVAKQRFALRAPETGIVSEREALPNEQVTAGMRLYTLTALQPIWVNAQVEESALGRIHAGQRATVRMDAYPGRTFTGRVDFINPQVNETSRTASVRLVLPNASQELTPGMYGSATVEVPLGRRLVVPASAVLQTGTGALAFVAEGGGRFDPRPVETGPQVGQQIVIRKGLRAGERVATGANFLIASEAQLSAAAGSYAPPPPGVSGSGASGQGTSNAAQVALTSDPSPARKGANTFRALLTTAAGRPITGAQVELTLSMPAMPAMGMAGMTVRVAMQEVGGGRYRGQGTLGSGGNWHVSLVARKNGKIVAQAQTSLRAGGGM
- a CDS encoding peptidase C45 — encoded protein: MRRYLPLLLLGVIAVVACSSAGSKAAKPDPRLAGAYMKPAQDGWYLVHLQGTPSDIGFQNGYLLAPRIEDFLQVVELEQTHNGHRPWSFFRTEAKQVMWPYIEPEYQQELQGIADGVDAHGGHVDVWDITAMNAFEEWSYFLEQWDKDHPQQKVAKLDYPDVGDHCSAFVATGAYTSDGKIVLAHNNWSPYMQGSRWNIIYDITPQHGYHFAMDGLPGVIHSADDFGINSAGIIITETTISDFHGYNFNGVPEFERARKAMQYASSIKQFAQIMEDGNNGGYANNWLVGDTKNNEIADLELGLKVVTLSTSKNGFFVGSNFPVSPKLAKEETTFNLKDPANSADARHTRWLELMKQYKGKINVAAAEKFESDHYDVILKKINPDSRSLCGHGDTHPPFHDSGAVEGKVTDAALANHLSFWAVQGHPCGESFNAAAYLKAHPQYDWQAPELRDMPGHSWTEFTLGLKSN
- a CDS encoding DUF2911 domain-containing protein encodes the protein MKKLLALVAFLSAFGMVLTALAQQKPLSPPEQAQVTVGGKTISIKYSAPSVRGRKIFGPGGLLSHDPTYPVWRAGANAATAFHTDANLKLGNLNVPAGNYTLYVLVKDPDHWQLIVNKQTGQWGLTYKPNQDLGRIPMEMSVPGQVIERLRYVLSPAKLTLEWDKHIASVPMQIR
- a CDS encoding peptidase C45, with the translated sequence MRRYLPFLLLSVIAVVACSSAGSKAAKPDPRLTGAYMRPAQQGWYFVHLQGPPGTIGYQNGYLLAPRIEDLLQVVELEQTHDSHRPWSFFRTEAKAEMWPHIEAEYQQELQGIADGVNAHGGHVDVWDITALNALEEWSYFIEQWDKNHPQQKVAQAQHRTGATGPQPGAGISGSLGAAERGPAPIKAHYPGAGEHCSAFVATGAYTKDGKIVLAHNDWANYLDGERWNIIYDIAPEHGYHFVMDGLPGVIHSADDFGENAGGIIITETTISDFHGYAFNKIPEFVRARKAMQYASSIQQFAQIMEGGNNGGYANNWLVGDTKTNEIADLELGLKVVTLSTSKSGFFVGSNFPVSPKLAREETTFNRKDPANSENARHTRWLQLMKQYKGKIDVADAKKFESDHYDAILHKINPDYRTLCGHGEGQPTGDIPLDMGAVEGKATDAALAANLSFWAVEGRPCGESFVAATFLKTHPQFAWEAPELHDMPGHAWIEIKTGGK
- a CDS encoding sigma-70 family RNA polymerase sigma factor; this translates as MPNADKNATSASSFFMRISVAQNYALAVSDRRVYNEQGTPALDLTSDPERFTALVREHQAMVVSLARRLLGDEADAEEVAQEVFCKLFQHGRELESDRHVLFWLRQVATRQALDRYRRRKLRPRLGLEDAPEPSVLPHASDPWRTQALRAAVARLPAHQRAVVVLRYQEGLDPAEIARVLRRPLFTVKSQLQRALRRLRAELDARPVERIVIS
- a CDS encoding FtsX-like permease family protein, whose protein sequence is MRLRKGSFGSGLAWTMILLMALGIGATTAMFSVVNGVLLTPLRLPRPGQLVMLGEAIPNVPQAAALDLAWLCTPASFNAWTAQATDFQALSALQGRSMALQQSGRPLLLHGAAVTPNFFSMLEVHPELGRNFIAADANSNLNPTVITDQVWRTQFAANPDVIGRTVGSLSHPALIIGVLPSSFHVDGRSLGTMTAAEPVQYFQAFKLYGSFTDPFSNFNFSVVGRLKPGVTPAMALAQLNTIQADVARAAHQGNLTLIAKITTLRDYTVAEAQQQLWILLAGVLAVLLVVCVNLGGLWVTRIADRRRDWSIRIALGAAPGRLVRQVLQESILLALLGGILGIVCAALSLRFLIAVAPADIPRLDQVHLDWRVIAFGLALSVVAGLLTGLVPALRLARSDPHSYLKASGAATTADRSSLRSRQSLIAVQAALSTILLVAVGLLGLSFYKLIHQPTGFDASHAVAADVVMSAYSSQQREQIFARLPAAAAAIPGVSVAAETSHLPLSGETWIDSMGVIGQTYAPGTQPTVNVRFVSPGYFAAAGIPLLRGRDIAPDDHDDNKIEPVILSLAAVRALWPDLTRDPAAAVGRALIHNDHPAQIVGVVGDVRASLKTKPPAVLYAPIVGGFPLGSVALVVRTTLPAASLDAALRQAIASVAPLAPVPKIRPLAALTTQAVAPQHYQFSLLLLFAIMALILAAIGVYALVSHNVAQRSKELAIRMTMGAGGGDIWGLVVRQALAPVLAGVVAGLIVALLAGRLLASFLFNVSPASPLVLAVVAAAVIAAAVIACLWPAHRATRTDPLTALRAE